The Candidatus Phytoplasma asteris DNA segment TAAAATGACATTAATATCAGTTTTTTGAATCACTTCTGCTAATTTTTAAAAGAGGAGCAAAAAGGATGTAAAAAATTTACCATGAAGAAAACAACAATTATTTTATTTTAACATTATCTTTTTTTAGTTTTTAGTTTTGCAATTGCAATTAGCTCATTTTATTTTAACATTTTTTAAAAAAGAAATAAATAGAAAGAAAAAAATATTGAAATTTATAAAAAATAATCTTGACAAATAAACCTAATTTCAAAGAAAATAAGACAAATTAACTATGAAAATTAAAATATTGAAAAAGGAAAGAAATGTATATGTATGGTTAGGAATTTTGGTGGTTTTAATTCTAATAGAAAGTAGCGTTTTTGGTTTTTTAATATTAACAAACAAACTTCAATATAATGTTAAAAAATCTGAAGAACACACACAACCTAACTTTTCTAAAACTTTAGATTTTAATAATCTTGATTATAACCAAATTGATGAAAAAATGCTCAAAACAGCAGTACACGAAGCAGTACATACAGTTGTTGCTTTGAGTGTAGGCAGAATTATTAATTCAGTTTCTGCCCAAACTTTGAGTAATTATAATGCTGATGGTGGAACTTCTTATTATCGACTAGATGATAACATTATGAAAGAAAAAGATTATTTAGATGAAGTTATTATTAATCTTAGCGGGCGTGCTGCTGAAGTACTTTTGTTTCAAACGGATGCGTGAGGTGTTCCAAAAGTTTAGACACTTTTTGCTTTTTAAAAATTCTTTAAGACTAACTTAATAGTTAGTCTTTTTTTTGTTTCAAAGACTAAAAAAATAATTTCATATCTTTTCTAAAAAACGTTTTTAGAGAGGAATTGAATGTTAAGACAAAAATTATTTAAAGATTTTTTAAAAAATAAAAAGAATTTAGAAATTCGCAATCAATTAATCGAACTTCATTTACCTTTAGTAAAAAAACTAACTTATCAATTTAAGTATTACCCTAAAGTTTTAACTAAAGAAGATTTATATCAAGAAGGGATTTTAGGATTAATCAAAGCCCTCAATAATTACCAAGATTTAGGCTATGACTTTGTTACTTACGCAACTCCAAAAATAAAATTTGCAATCAGCGAACTAATAAGAAAAAGCCACTCACATTCAATCCCCCAAAAAACAACCAAACCAAATAATATCAGTTTTAAAGAAGAACAATACAAACAATCTAATTGGGATAAAATCCTTAATCCACATCAATTATGGCTAAAACAAGTAAAACATGAATTATTAATAAAAAAACTAAAAACTAAACTAAGCAAAAATGAATTCAATGTTATTTGTTTAAATTTTGGTATCTCATTAAAAAACAACAACAAACCTAATCAACAACCCCTATCAAATCATGCAATCGCGCAAAAACTTAATTTAAAACTCTCCCAAATTGAAGATTTAAAAGATAATGCAATTAGAAAACTAAACCCAAATTATAAAAATAAGGAGAATAAAAAATGTTAAATAAAGTACAATTAATCGGTAATATCGCTCATAACCTAGAAAAACAATATATCAATAGCAACAACGAACAAATACCTAAAATAGATTTCAATTTAGCAATTAACAATAAAGATAAAGTTCAATACATCCCTTGTGTCGTTTTTAGAAATCAAGCTGAAACCATGAGTACATATTTAAATAAAGGTTCAAAAATATATGCAGAAGGCGCATTATCCATCCAAAAATATACCACCAACGAAGGTAAAACGCGAACAACATCCAAAGTAATTATTCAAAATGTCATTTTTTTAGATAACAAAACCAAATAATATTTAAAAAATTAAGTCCCCAAAAGGGACTTTTTTTATAAAAAAAGGAGAAAAAAATGAAAACAATTATTAAAGAATTTATTGATGATTACGGAATTAAAGTCGTTCAAGAATTCGACAAAATCACTGGCCATATAGTTAAAGCAACTTATTATAAAGATGATGAAAAAATAATTTATTATCGTTCTGATAAAACTATTGACTGTATAATTGAATCCGTTAAAAATACTAGCTTTACGTTTCAAGAAGTTTTTTATCAAGCTGATGGCAAAACTATTGATTATATAGAAAGTTACGAAAGAGATATTGACAAACTAATCAAAGAGACATATTACAAGTCCGATGGCGAAACTATTGATTATATAAAAGAATATGATGGAGAGGATAGCGCACGCATATTACTCAAAAAGACATATTACTATGATGATGGAACTATTAAAAAAATCATTAACTTTTGGAATCAATAAAAATAAAAGGAGATTTTAAAAAAATGAAAAAAATTATAAAAGAAATTATTGATAATAACGGATACAAAATAACCGAGGAATCTAACGAAAACAACCAAATAATCAAAAGAACCACTTACAACCCAGACGGCGTGACAATTTGGTACATCACTGAATACGATCCTCAAACTGGTGAAATAATCAAAGAAACCAATTACAACCCCGACGGAATAACAATTGATTTAATCATTGAATCCGACCCTCAAACTGGTACAATCATCAAAAAAACCTACTACAACAACCTCAACAGCAAAAAAATTGACTTCATCATTGAATATGACCCACAAACAGGAAAAAAAATCAAAAAAACAGGCTACCACCCCGATGGAACTGTTAAAGATATTATTAACTTTTAAAAATCCAATAAAAATAAACAAACAATTAAAAAAAATCAAAAAAGGAGTCAAATCATTATGACGAAAAAAGAATTAATTAAAAAAATAGCTGAGGTAAATAAAACCTCAATAACCCAAACCGAAGAGTTTTACAACTCATTTGAGAATGCTCTAATTAAAGCAATCACATCAAATGAAGAAGTGGTTTTATCCTCTAAAATTGGTAAATTCATCTTAAAAACTAGAAAAGCCCACACAACCCCCGAAACTAAATTCATCATCAATAAACAAACAGGCAAAAAAACAGGAAAAAGAACTGGTAAAAACTTAAAAATACCCGCAAAAACGGTTGTTAGTTTTAAAATGTCAAAACCAATTAAAGATGAAGTCAAAAAACTTCAATTAAAATAAAAGGAGAAACAATATGAGCGATGCAATGACCGAAACATACCAAGGAACTTACTTTAAAGACCGTTCAACTACCAAAATCCCCAAAGATAAAAGGATAAATTTACATCATTCCAACAAAACCTTTAAAAATAAAAAGAAATTACCTAAAACCAAATGAATAAATTTTATAAAAATTATTAAGAAAGTAGGAAATAATGTGGATTTTTTCAATATTTACAATAATTAGTAATTTTATATTAAATTACACTAAAGGATTTACCGCTACTGAAATCATGGAAAGAAGATTGGATGGAATCCAAACAACTCTATTTACAATATTAATCATTACTGGTTTTAAACCTATTTTTAAATTAATTAAAAAACCAATTGTTTTTATTAAACAAACTATTCTAAACCTATTTTTTCCTAATAAAAAACTTCAAACTTTAGAAATAAAAAATGCTAAACAAGAACAACAAGAACAATTATTACTTCAAAAACTAGAACAAATAAAGACTTCGCAAGAAGAAATATTATCCCAAATAGAACAACAAAAACATAAAGTAGCTATTTGGCAATCTAAAAAAGAAAGAAAAAGATTGTTAAAATCTCAAAAAACACACACACCAATCTGAAAGGAAAATCAAAATGACTGATTCTAATTTTACTATTGGTTTTGTATCTGGGGCATTATTTGTTACTGGTTTATGCTTTGTATTTAAATATTTCTTTTTCAGTTTCCTTCAACTATTCAATCCCAACGATACTTACCCAATTAAAAGAAAAACAAAAGAAAATGAAACGCCAAAATCAAATAATCAAAAAAATATAAAAGATGTTAAAAAAGATATCGATAAAAAAATTCCAATCAAACAAGAATATAAGGAAAATACCCCATTAGAAACCTTAATAAATCAAGAAAATAATTAAAAAAAGAAAGGAAAACAAACTCAAATGAAAATTAAAATAAACCCAAAAAAAATTATTAATAAAAAAAATATCCTAACTAAAAGATATTTTTTCAATCTCTTTTTACTTTTAACAATGATAATTGCAACTACAGGAGGTATTGGTTATTATTTTTTTAATCATTCCAAACAACCTGTTTATGAAATTATTGTCAACAAAAACACTATATTTCAAACCAATAATGATGATTGTTTTGATGATTATAATGACAAAATTAAACAATTAAATGAAGAAATAACTATTAAAAATGAAGAATTAAAAGAGCCTAGTTTGTCTCCTCAAGAAAAACAAGTAATAGAACAAATCGTCAAATTAAAAACCCAACAAAAAAAAGAATTACAAATTGATTTATTCTTAAAAAAATTCTTAAAAAAATCTGAAGAAGAAATTTTAGAAATTGATAATAAAATCAAAACAACAAATCAATTAGAAGAAAAACATTCGCTTACAGAAACAAAATTACTTAAAGAAAAAGAAATTATTAAATATCAAAAATTATTAAAAGATAAAGAATTAAATATTGTTAATATTACACAATTAGACCAAAAATTAGTGCAACCTGATTTAAATAGTGCAACTAAAACTGCTTTAGAAAACCAAAAAACACAAAATCAAAACAATATAAAAAACATTAATGAACAAATAACTAAAAAAGTTAATCTCATTAATTTAAAAACAAAAAAGAATGTCATCGAACAAGAATTGCAAGACCCTCAAATTTCTTCTGAATTAAAACAATATTTAATTAAATATAAAGAAAATACCGAAAAACAAATAACTAATTTAGAAACCCAATAAAACAAATGATTACATTAACACTTATTGAAAAAATCTTTATTTGTTTTCTTTGTGTTTTTATCGGATTTGGATTTGCAAATATTATTTATCAACCTCCAAAATATGACTTTATCCAACCTGTTAATTCAACAGACAAAAACAATGTTTTTTTGTCTGTTGAACAATCATCAAATAAAAATACGGAATTAAAAAAATTTAATTCTGCTTTTAAACTCTCATCTAAAGAAATAGATAATTATTTTTATGATAAAATCATCCCCATAAAAGAAAAAGAAATAGATAATATGAAATGTTATAATGTTCATTTAGGCGAAAACAGCAATATCAAAGACGCCTTAGGATGGCTTCATTATCATTTTCCTAATAAAAATTTTAAAAGTAATTTTAGTTATGCTCTTTACAATAATAATTCTTTAAATAATGAAATTGATTTTCAATACCGCATTAAAGAACCCCCTCCTAAAGATTTTTTATTAGCTTATTTTGATGGAGGAACCAGAGATGGAAAAAATAATCTTTATAATTTAGATACTTTAACTCAAATGGGTAACGGCGCTTCTGATTTGTATTTTTTTTGGAGTAATAACAGACCTTATATACCAGAATCAACTTCTTTTACTCCCGAAAATTATCATTTAGAAATAATATATGATAAAGGAACTAATTATGGTGGTCCTAGTTATTTAGCAATAGATAAAATCATTATTAAAGATATTCAAAAAGATAAAATTGTAGCTGTTTACCCAATTAATCAAAAAATCGAAGAACCTTTTTACATTCATAATTATGATTTTGTTTTAAAATTTCCTTTTTATAATTATATTCAAGAAGGAATGTTGTGGACGAATAGTCATATTAAATCTTTAAAAAAAATTGATTTATATGAAAAACGTTCTGGACAAAATCGTACTTTATATTATGATGTCGAATAAAAAAAGATAAAAGAAAGGAACTAATATGAAATTAAAACAAATTTATTTGAATTTGTTAGTTGTATGTGGTTTTGCCATTTTAGGTTTATGGATTTATGGATTTTTTCTAAAAAAATATAACAATAATAATTTATTTCAAAATAACCATCCACCCACCGAACAAAACCAATCTTTTGAAGGAATATCAAAATATCTCGAAGAATTAAAAAAAACTAACGAAGCTCAAATTAATGAAAATAAACAAAGAAATCAACAAATAGAACAATTAACCCAACAAATTAAATTAAATTTAGAGTTAATGAATGATTTCAATATTAAACTTAAAAAATTAACAACTACCAAAGAAGATAAAGAAAACAACCTCCAAAATAAAGACTTAAAAGAAGAAGAAAAGCCCCTATTACAACAAGAAATTGTTTCTTTAAACGAAAAAATACAAAAAATTAACGACAAAAAAGAACCAATCCATAAACAAACTTTGGAATTAATAGAACAAAAAAAACAATTATTAACTACAAAATCAAAATTCCAAGAACAAATTAAAACAACCACTTCTCAAATTATTAAAACTAGCAATAATTTATTTATTACCCAAAAAATTCAAACTTTACAAGAAGCGATGGCTTTGAATTACGCTAATAAGAATATAATTAAAGACTTAATGATTCAAAACAAAGATAATGCTGAAGAATTCCAAAAATTAAAAAGTTATGATTTATTTTTAGACGGACAATTAATCCGTTTTGATAAACAAATTAAACAATTACAAGAAGAAATCAAATCTTTACAAAACAATATTTCTTATCAAACTCAAAACCAAAAAATTATGTTTTCTGATATATATGGTATGAAACAAGAAAAAGAAGAATTAGAAGATTTGATTGAATATTTTCAAGATGATGATTTTAATATGGTTAATTTTGATAAAGTTCGTCCCAAAGGTTATTTGCTTTATGGACCCCCAGGAACAGGAAAAAGTTTTTTGATTGAAGCTTTATGTAATGAATTAGGTATACACTATATTGTATTAGAACCATCAAGA contains these protein-coding regions:
- a CDS encoding DUF2963 domain-containing protein produces the protein MKKIIKEIIDNNGYKITEESNENNQIIKRTTYNPDGVTIWYITEYDPQTGEIIKETNYNPDGITIDLIIESDPQTGTIIKKTYYNNLNSKKIDFIIEYDPQTGKKIKKTGYHPDGTVKDIINF
- a CDS encoding sigma-70 family RNA polymerase sigma factor, with product MLRQKLFKDFLKNKKNLEIRNQLIELHLPLVKKLTYQFKYYPKVLTKEDLYQEGILGLIKALNNYQDLGYDFVTYATPKIKFAISELIRKSHSHSIPQKTTKPNNISFKEEQYKQSNWDKILNPHQLWLKQVKHELLIKKLKTKLSKNEFNVICLNFGISLKNNNKPNQQPLSNHAIAQKLNLKLSQIEDLKDNAIRKLNPNYKNKENKKC
- a CDS encoding HU family DNA-binding protein; the encoded protein is MTKKELIKKIAEVNKTSITQTEEFYNSFENALIKAITSNEEVVLSSKIGKFILKTRKAHTTPETKFIINKQTGKKTGKRTGKNLKIPAKTVVSFKMSKPIKDEVKKLQLK
- a CDS encoding DUF2963 domain-containing protein; this translates as MKTIIKEFIDDYGIKVVQEFDKITGHIVKATYYKDDEKIIYYRSDKTIDCIIESVKNTSFTFQEVFYQADGKTIDYIESYERDIDKLIKETYYKSDGETIDYIKEYDGEDSARILLKKTYYYDDGTIKKIINFWNQ
- a CDS encoding single-stranded DNA-binding protein, with product MLNKVQLIGNIAHNLEKQYINSNNEQIPKIDFNLAINNKDKVQYIPCVVFRNQAETMSTYLNKGSKIYAEGALSIQKYTTNEGKTRTTSKVIIQNVIFLDNKTK